From one Peredibacter starrii genomic stretch:
- the serS gene encoding serine--tRNA ligase, protein MLDIKKIESDFETVKKSLANRNFDTSVLDQIVSLNKQRKTLTTASETKKAEINKLSREIGELKKNKQDAAAPMAQVAALKADMEKEATELDEVQAKQNALLLNIPNLPDASVPVGKDEEENVEVKRWGTPRTFDFAPVDHAVLGEQLGILDFETAGKITGARFVIYKGAAARLERALINFMLDHQGSKGFTEMMTPFIAHERSLVGTGNLPKFEDQLFKLNSEQPWYLIPTSEVTLTNIKRESIIEENEFPFLYAAYSPCFRSEAGSHGKDVKGLIRMHQFNKVEMVSICSPAQSEEVHQKMVASATEILEKLGLPYRQIALCTGDMGFASQKTFDLEVWVPSQNKYREISSISNCGEFQARRASIRFRNKEGKIEFAHTLNGSGLAVGRTVVAILENYQQKDGSVQIPEALVPYMGGLKEIRK, encoded by the coding sequence ATGTTAGACATTAAGAAGATTGAAAGTGATTTTGAAACCGTTAAGAAGAGTCTTGCCAACAGAAACTTTGATACATCTGTGTTGGATCAGATCGTGTCCCTTAACAAGCAAAGAAAAACTTTAACGACTGCTTCTGAAACAAAGAAAGCAGAAATTAATAAGCTCTCTCGTGAAATCGGCGAACTTAAAAAGAACAAGCAAGATGCTGCCGCTCCAATGGCACAAGTTGCTGCTCTTAAGGCCGACATGGAAAAAGAAGCGACTGAACTAGATGAAGTTCAGGCAAAACAAAATGCGCTTCTTTTAAATATCCCTAACCTTCCGGACGCTTCAGTTCCAGTTGGTAAAGATGAAGAAGAAAACGTTGAAGTAAAACGTTGGGGAACTCCTCGTACATTTGATTTCGCTCCGGTTGATCACGCCGTACTAGGTGAGCAACTTGGAATATTAGATTTCGAAACTGCCGGTAAAATCACTGGTGCTCGTTTCGTTATTTATAAAGGTGCGGCCGCTCGTCTTGAGCGCGCGCTTATTAACTTCATGCTCGATCACCAAGGTTCAAAGGGCTTCACTGAGATGATGACTCCGTTCATCGCTCACGAGCGCTCACTCGTTGGTACTGGTAACCTTCCTAAGTTTGAAGACCAGTTGTTCAAACTAAACTCTGAGCAACCTTGGTATCTGATCCCAACTTCGGAAGTAACTCTTACGAACATCAAACGCGAATCAATCATTGAAGAAAATGAATTCCCGTTCCTATACGCTGCTTATTCTCCGTGCTTCCGTTCTGAAGCTGGTTCTCACGGTAAAGATGTAAAAGGTCTGATCCGTATGCACCAATTCAATAAGGTTGAGATGGTTTCAATCTGTTCACCTGCTCAGTCTGAGGAAGTTCATCAGAAGATGGTGGCAAGTGCGACTGAGATCCTGGAAAAACTGGGTCTACCTTACCGTCAGATCGCGCTTTGTACTGGGGACATGGGTTTCGCGTCGCAAAAGACTTTTGACTTAGAAGTATGGGTTCCGAGCCAGAATAAGTACCGTGAGATCTCTTCGATCTCTAATTGTGGTGAATTCCAGGCCAGACGTGCCAGCATTCGCTTCCGTAATAAGGAAGGGAAGATCGAATTTGCTCATACTTTGAACGGTTCTGGGCTTGCTGTAGGCCGTACAGTGGTGGCAATCCTTGAAAACTACCAGCAGAAGGACGGCTCAGTGCAAATTCCGGAAGCTTTAGTGCCTTATATGGGTGGATTGAAAGAAATTCGTAAATAG
- a CDS encoding DOPA 4,5-dioxygenase family protein, which produces MNIPPYIVNSKQLPANFPRQFDAHIYFELKDLNLAVELRAKAIERFRDEEVFVGDVIGEAIGPHTHPMLEINFPKRLFSEVTLWLMYERKNLNVLIHELTGDDYLDHTQAAIWLGAVVPLHYDRLKT; this is translated from the coding sequence ATGAACATCCCTCCTTATATAGTTAACAGCAAACAACTTCCTGCAAACTTTCCTCGCCAGTTCGATGCTCACATTTACTTCGAGTTAAAAGATCTCAACCTTGCGGTGGAATTAAGGGCCAAGGCGATCGAACGCTTTCGTGATGAAGAAGTCTTTGTCGGAGATGTTATTGGAGAAGCGATTGGTCCCCATACTCACCCTATGCTTGAGATCAATTTCCCTAAGCGATTATTTTCGGAAGTCACCTTGTGGTTAATGTACGAGAGGAAAAACCTCAACGTCCTTATTCATGAATTAACAGGTGATGATTATCTTGATCACACTCAGGCCGCGATCTGGCTGGGTGCTGTTGTTCCTCTTCACTACGATCGATTGAAGACATAA
- a CDS encoding type II secretion system protein, protein MRKFLNQSGVNMVESMVAFGLIGIVAYIYMSQSQTMNQSASQQKQGDFVEDMVMKNVSRLKSAKSETFPSYGQNLLREYQSNGELLQETSVGSCDNLNIRAGNVGVCIKFRSVADSEAEFSNSDVMKLPKLGQKLYKLDITGESTVAGRRVFRKLVIFKR, encoded by the coding sequence ATGAGAAAGTTTTTAAATCAATCTGGAGTAAACATGGTTGAGTCGATGGTGGCATTTGGCCTCATCGGTATTGTGGCCTATATCTATATGTCTCAGTCTCAGACCATGAACCAATCTGCCAGTCAGCAAAAGCAAGGTGACTTCGTAGAAGATATGGTGATGAAAAATGTTTCTCGCCTGAAATCTGCTAAAAGTGAAACCTTCCCTTCTTATGGCCAGAATCTTCTGAGAGAATATCAATCTAACGGTGAACTTCTTCAAGAAACGTCAGTTGGAAGCTGTGATAATCTCAACATCCGCGCCGGTAACGTTGGAGTTTGCATTAAGTTTCGCAGTGTCGCCGATAGCGAGGCCGAGTTTTCCAACTCAGATGTAATGAAACTACCTAAGCTCGGGCAAAAACTTTATAAACTCGACATCACTGGTGAATCAACTGTGGCCGGAAGAAGGGTCTTCAGAAAACTGGTTATTTTTAAACGATGA
- a CDS encoding PulJ/GspJ family protein: MKNNKGFTLVEMMIAAGLMAGVGLIINEFILKSRKQYSDFEGKMLVTTDVNQAFHNISIDLANLSRLTDQGTEVESFKGTDKAYLGVYGLAAADAAKYPNCAYEDVVGRKGFSIIRYTTINQLRPAKMMKFWRENISPLQPIFLDRSETLSNQIFNETINGGDPQTKEIVILDGDGFTSSRLIVTKAEYEETSTDPYDNVDKSPTRFKYYKLTVKKPGTFYDATSQAPLAHQFITGSYVVAVATKLICVSQDKTQLLLIDELAGTARVLLNVKAEKSTIASFRINYLSSSNLEASPLGVSTFPVVEGPNPVLPRRCIDQLLLSMDVQRGQKVMSYAQNVFIANYNSKRPSSCK, translated from the coding sequence ATGAAAAATAATAAAGGCTTCACCTTAGTTGAGATGATGATTGCTGCCGGACTTATGGCGGGCGTGGGTCTTATTATCAACGAATTCATTCTGAAATCCAGAAAGCAGTATTCAGATTTCGAAGGCAAGATGTTGGTTACCACTGACGTGAATCAGGCCTTTCATAATATCTCAATTGATTTGGCAAACCTATCACGCTTAACTGATCAAGGAACTGAAGTAGAGTCTTTTAAAGGCACAGATAAGGCCTACCTTGGTGTTTATGGACTTGCTGCTGCCGATGCGGCCAAGTATCCCAATTGTGCTTATGAAGATGTAGTGGGACGCAAAGGCTTTTCGATTATTCGCTACACTACGATCAATCAATTGCGACCGGCCAAGATGATGAAGTTTTGGAGAGAGAACATTTCTCCTCTCCAACCAATCTTTTTAGATCGCAGTGAAACCCTTAGTAACCAGATCTTTAATGAGACGATTAATGGTGGAGATCCGCAGACCAAAGAGATTGTTATTTTAGATGGTGACGGGTTCACTTCTTCAAGATTGATAGTGACGAAGGCCGAGTACGAAGAGACTTCTACTGATCCTTATGACAATGTTGATAAGAGTCCTACTCGTTTTAAGTACTATAAACTGACGGTTAAAAAACCGGGTACCTTTTACGATGCTACTTCACAAGCTCCCCTGGCACATCAATTTATTACCGGTTCCTATGTCGTTGCAGTTGCCACAAAACTTATCTGTGTTTCACAGGATAAAACTCAGCTCCTTTTAATTGATGAGCTGGCCGGAACTGCCCGTGTTTTGCTAAACGTAAAAGCCGAGAAATCAACCATCGCCAGTTTCAGAATTAACTATCTGTCTTCAAGTAATCTTGAGGCCAGTCCCTTAGGTGTATCAACTTTCCCTGTAGTGGAAGGTCCCAACCCTGTTCTCCCTCGACGTTGTATTGATCAATTACTTCTTTCAATGGATGTTCAAAGAGGACAGAAGGTCATGAGTTATGCTCAGAACGTTTTCATTGCAAACTACAATTCTAAGCGGCCCAGTAGCTGTAAGTAG
- a CDS encoding penicillin-insensitive murein endopeptidase, translating to MFKVFICLCFISTAFAQRLPSPQGFYSKGTILFAQQLPLEGEGFMRLFVHRDRGFGSLEMLNLIKRAALEMNLRYPMRDRMQLGDIAQMKGGQISRHNSHQNGLDADIAYFRVNGMEQLPDVFDGFNEDMVINGKISENFDFERNWELMKTLHRYGKVQRIFVDEVVKREVCHHAISIGEHDEHVEVLRSLRPFDNHKHHMHVRIRCPDTAKKCVAQEETPAGSGCELL from the coding sequence ATGTTTAAAGTTTTCATTTGTTTGTGTTTTATTTCTACTGCTTTTGCTCAAAGACTCCCATCTCCTCAGGGTTTCTACAGTAAAGGTACAATTCTATTTGCTCAGCAGCTTCCACTTGAAGGCGAAGGCTTTATGCGTTTGTTCGTTCACCGCGATCGTGGATTTGGAAGCCTTGAAATGCTCAATCTAATCAAACGTGCGGCACTGGAAATGAATCTTCGTTATCCAATGCGCGATCGTATGCAGTTGGGTGATATTGCTCAAATGAAGGGTGGTCAGATCTCTCGTCACAATTCACACCAAAATGGCCTTGATGCCGACATCGCTTATTTCCGTGTAAATGGTATGGAACAACTTCCGGACGTCTTTGACGGCTTTAATGAAGACATGGTGATCAACGGCAAAATCTCAGAAAACTTTGACTTTGAAAGAAACTGGGAACTCATGAAGACCCTTCATCGTTACGGTAAAGTTCAACGTATCTTCGTGGATGAAGTTGTTAAGCGTGAAGTTTGCCATCATGCCATCAGTATTGGTGAACACGATGAACACGTTGAGGTTCTAAGAAGCCTTCGTCCATTTGATAATCATAAGCACCATATGCACGTTCGTATTCGCTGCCCGGACACTGCTAAGAAGTGTGTTGCCCAAGAAGAAACTCCGGCCGGCAGTGGCTGCGAGCTTCTATAA
- a CDS encoding Rieske 2Fe-2S domain-containing protein, protein MLKDSEIKKVSKDDHPRKENAFSQPLNHQPIFNQPHVITESWYPVCPASSLKENETRSFTMLQHRFVVWRGKSGKLYAMDSFCPHMGADLGNGNVIGENLQCYFHHWIFLPGGKCANHKEGNLESYPVEEKYGFIWIYPGKNPTHSVPQPPGLLNQEVDALYLKKLKLYAHHHVMMAGGIDLQHFKSVHKVDIKFDYQIIEHGKHVYTWDLSGILPSGSLLLNFTRWLTGGEFKYQALFAGGSIVSLTYGNDLRFRGRGFKLPNVSILWAGRPTVDGVSEVDIFIIRPKFKGLLAPIKKFASTLFSIVLLAALRDDDTKAFPHMRFNVGLTTEGDKSVMDLVSRINEVPVSHWTKDSREK, encoded by the coding sequence ATGCTGAAAGATAGTGAAATTAAAAAAGTTTCTAAAGACGATCATCCTCGTAAAGAGAATGCCTTCTCTCAGCCGTTAAATCATCAGCCGATTTTTAATCAACCCCATGTCATCACTGAATCCTGGTATCCAGTTTGTCCTGCTTCATCTTTAAAAGAGAATGAAACTCGTTCGTTTACAATGCTTCAACATCGCTTCGTTGTTTGGCGTGGGAAAAGCGGAAAGCTGTATGCCATGGATAGTTTCTGTCCCCACATGGGAGCAGATCTAGGTAATGGAAATGTGATTGGTGAGAATCTTCAGTGTTACTTTCATCATTGGATATTTCTTCCTGGCGGAAAATGCGCCAATCATAAAGAGGGAAATCTTGAATCCTATCCAGTGGAAGAAAAGTATGGTTTCATCTGGATCTATCCCGGAAAAAATCCTACGCATTCAGTGCCTCAACCTCCAGGACTTCTTAATCAGGAAGTGGACGCACTTTATCTAAAAAAATTAAAACTCTATGCTCATCATCATGTGATGATGGCGGGTGGAATTGATCTGCAACATTTTAAGAGTGTACATAAGGTTGATATCAAATTTGATTATCAAATCATTGAACACGGTAAACATGTTTATACCTGGGACCTATCGGGCATTCTTCCTTCTGGATCTCTTCTTCTAAATTTCACACGGTGGTTAACTGGTGGTGAATTTAAATATCAGGCCCTCTTTGCAGGTGGCTCGATTGTGAGTCTGACTTATGGAAATGATCTTAGATTTCGTGGTCGGGGGTTTAAACTTCCCAATGTAAGTATACTCTGGGCGGGCAGACCTACTGTAGATGGGGTCAGTGAAGTAGACATCTTTATCATTCGACCAAAGTTCAAAGGACTTCTCGCCCCAATTAAAAAGTTTGCCTCAACTTTATTTTCCATTGTTCTTTTGGCTGCCCTTCGGGATGACGACACCAAGGCATTTCCCCATATGCGGTTTAACGTTGGTCTTACAACTGAGGGTGATAAATCGGTCATGGATTTAGTAAGTCGTATTAATGAAGTTCCAGTTTCACACTGGACCAAGGACTCTCGTGAGAAATGA
- a CDS encoding P-loop NTPase family protein yields the protein MKRIIVVGTTASGKSTLARNLSQILEIPHVQLDVLNWGPNWTEVGDEVFFNRIKTAVQNDRWIVDGNYSRANHLTWPHADTVIWIDFPFWLNFYQSTKRAFIRAVTKEELWPGTNNRETFRMLFSRDSILWWFLKTYKSNRKKYLGIMSDPKLSHIKFVHLRSRLEVDTFLRELKR from the coding sequence ATGAAGAGAATCATTGTTGTTGGGACCACCGCCAGTGGAAAATCCACTCTCGCGAGGAACCTTTCCCAAATATTAGAAATCCCGCATGTACAACTAGATGTCTTAAACTGGGGACCCAATTGGACTGAAGTAGGGGATGAAGTTTTTTTTAATAGAATTAAAACGGCCGTTCAAAATGACCGTTGGATTGTGGATGGAAACTACTCTCGTGCCAATCATCTGACCTGGCCCCATGCTGATACAGTTATCTGGATCGATTTTCCGTTTTGGTTGAATTTTTATCAAAGCACAAAGCGAGCTTTTATCCGAGCCGTTACAAAAGAAGAGTTGTGGCCGGGAACTAATAATCGAGAAACATTTCGGATGTTGTTTTCGAGAGATTCAATTCTGTGGTGGTTTTTAAAGACCTATAAATCTAATCGTAAGAAATATCTTGGGATCATGTCGGATCCAAAACTCTCACATATAAAGTTTGTTCATCTCAGATCGAGATTGGAAGTTGATACATTTTTAAGGGAGTTGAAGAGGTAG